The Leptospirillum ferriphilum genome has a segment encoding these proteins:
- a CDS encoding NADH-quinone oxidoreductase subunit M: MTFLSVPILTFLIFFPIVGALLLLPFRAIPGSEKTVRVLALVLTCVEFLISLDLVLGMNPGSFRMQFTEDHLWIPFANIHYSLGVDGISIVLIIMTTFLLPMCVLTSWKGISTRVVEFMMTLLILEGIMVGVFAATDFVLFYVFWESMLIPMYLIIGVWGGPNRLYATIKFFLYTLAGSLLLLLVIISLYFVGGHTFNIVQLMGQHYSMLFQEFAFVAMFVAFAVKVPMFPFHTWLPDAHVEAPTAGSVILASVMLKMGAYGFLRFSLPMFPEASHFFTPLIFGLSLAGIVWGALMALAQEDMKKLIAYSSVSHMGIVTLGIFVFNYQGLEGALMGMINHGVTTGALFLCVGVLYDRTHSRQLSDYGGIAKLMPVFSTMFMIFSMSSLGLPGLNSFIGEFLVLLGTFRQHSALAVLATTVIILAALYMLYLLTRVIWGVYSPREWSLPDLNRLEWASLLPLAALVFWIGLEPDPILGLLHASVSHLIGQVQGIAPMASLR; the protein is encoded by the coding sequence ATGACTTTTTTATCCGTCCCAATCCTGACTTTTTTGATCTTCTTTCCGATTGTTGGAGCGTTACTCCTGCTCCCGTTCCGGGCAATACCCGGGTCGGAAAAAACTGTTCGAGTCCTCGCTCTTGTCCTGACCTGTGTCGAATTTCTGATTTCACTTGATCTGGTATTGGGAATGAATCCGGGTTCTTTTCGGATGCAGTTTACCGAAGATCATCTTTGGATCCCGTTTGCCAATATTCACTACTCCCTGGGTGTTGATGGGATTAGTATCGTTCTGATCATCATGACAACATTCCTTTTGCCCATGTGCGTGCTAACGTCCTGGAAAGGGATTTCCACGCGAGTGGTCGAATTCATGATGACTCTTCTGATCTTGGAAGGGATCATGGTCGGAGTGTTTGCAGCAACGGATTTTGTCCTGTTTTATGTCTTTTGGGAATCCATGTTGATCCCGATGTATTTGATTATCGGTGTCTGGGGCGGGCCGAACCGTCTGTATGCAACAATCAAGTTTTTCCTTTATACCCTGGCCGGGTCCCTTCTCCTTCTTCTTGTCATTATCTCTCTCTACTTTGTCGGGGGGCATACCTTTAATATTGTCCAGCTCATGGGCCAACATTACTCCATGCTTTTTCAGGAATTCGCTTTTGTTGCCATGTTTGTTGCCTTTGCCGTCAAAGTCCCGATGTTTCCGTTCCACACATGGCTTCCTGATGCTCACGTTGAAGCCCCAACCGCGGGATCTGTCATTTTGGCATCTGTTATGCTGAAGATGGGTGCTTACGGTTTCTTGCGGTTTTCATTGCCGATGTTTCCGGAAGCCTCTCATTTTTTTACACCTTTGATTTTCGGTCTGTCTCTCGCGGGAATTGTCTGGGGTGCTTTGATGGCCTTGGCACAAGAAGATATGAAGAAATTGATTGCTTATTCTTCTGTCAGCCATATGGGAATCGTCACACTCGGGATATTTGTCTTCAATTACCAGGGTCTTGAAGGCGCCCTGATGGGTATGATCAACCATGGTGTGACGACCGGAGCTCTTTTTCTTTGCGTGGGAGTCCTTTATGACCGAACCCATTCTCGTCAGCTTTCGGACTATGGCGGGATTGCCAAGTTGATGCCGGTTTTTTCGACAATGTTCATGATTTTTTCCATGTCTTCTCTTGGACTCCCCGGGTTGAATTCGTTCATTGGAGAATTCCTCGTCCTTCTCGGAACGTTCCGTCAACATTCTGCCTTGGCGGTCCTGGCAACAACTGTCATCATCCTTGCAGCGTTGTACATGCTTTATCTTCTGACCCGGGTGATTTGGGGTGTCTATTCTCCTAGAGAGTGGTCCCTTCCTGACCTGAACCGTCTTGAATGGGCTTCTCTTTTGCCATTGGCGGCCTTAGTTTTCTGGATTGGACTGGAACCCGATCCCATTCTGGGTCTTTTGCACGCCAGCGTTTCACATTTGATTGGGCAGGTTCAGGGAATTGCCCCGATGGCTTCCCTTCGTTAA
- a CDS encoding NADH-quinone oxidoreductase subunit N, which produces MSFSAVNILGTMPEIYLTFFGCILLILETMVPKEKRSWLAYFTIIALVFAMVASIGLNGKGLPLYSGLYIIDPFSNFFKITIYAAGIITVLLSLPYLEQEDIHFGEYYAFLLFAIVGMMVMVSAGDLITLFLGIELMSLCFYVLVGLKREDTRSVEAAFKYFLLGAFSSAIFLFGISFLYGASGTETISGLANFINNPGALKPMVIAGMILTLVGFTFKVSAVPFHMWTPDVYEGAPTVVTGFMAAAAKIAAFGVFLRVFWVAFSGNRHDWDLLIILISILSMAVGNLVAILQTNLKRMLAYSSIGHAGYALMGLLLPNRESLFALLFYAFTYVFMTLGAFGIILMMRKKGVEGEEISDFTGLHKSHPVAAFAMLIFMFSLAGIPPFGGFLAKFYIFFAVIHAGYTWLAVLGVLFAAIGAYYYIKIVMAMYMKDPQESVVFHSTPMGRLALLVTAGTTMLLGVYPAPFVAYIKSSLALFVP; this is translated from the coding sequence ATGAGTTTTTCGGCGGTCAATATTCTCGGAACGATGCCCGAGATTTATCTCACTTTTTTTGGATGTATCCTTCTGATACTCGAAACGATGGTTCCAAAGGAGAAAAGATCCTGGCTTGCCTACTTTACAATCATAGCCCTGGTCTTTGCGATGGTGGCCTCCATTGGATTAAATGGCAAAGGACTACCCTTATACAGCGGACTTTATATCATCGATCCCTTTTCAAACTTCTTCAAGATAACTATCTATGCGGCTGGCATCATTACGGTCTTATTGTCCTTGCCCTATCTTGAACAGGAAGATATCCATTTTGGTGAATACTATGCATTCTTGCTCTTTGCTATTGTCGGTATGATGGTCATGGTTTCGGCAGGGGATCTGATTACTCTGTTTCTCGGAATTGAACTCATGTCCCTGTGTTTTTACGTGCTTGTCGGTCTGAAAAGAGAAGATACCCGGTCCGTTGAAGCGGCGTTCAAGTATTTTCTTCTGGGGGCCTTCTCTTCTGCCATCTTCCTTTTCGGTATCTCTTTCCTGTACGGAGCCTCCGGAACGGAAACAATCAGCGGTCTTGCAAATTTTATTAATAACCCGGGTGCCCTCAAGCCGATGGTGATAGCCGGAATGATCCTGACTCTTGTCGGGTTCACCTTTAAGGTTTCTGCGGTTCCTTTCCACATGTGGACCCCGGATGTTTATGAGGGGGCACCAACGGTGGTCACCGGGTTTATGGCAGCGGCAGCAAAGATTGCGGCGTTCGGAGTCTTCCTCCGCGTATTCTGGGTGGCTTTTTCCGGAAACCGTCACGACTGGGATCTTCTGATTATACTAATCTCCATTCTTTCCATGGCCGTTGGAAATCTAGTCGCCATTCTCCAGACAAACCTGAAAAGAATGTTGGCTTACTCTTCGATAGGACATGCAGGCTATGCATTGATGGGACTTCTTCTCCCGAATCGTGAAAGCCTTTTTGCCCTTCTTTTTTATGCGTTCACTTATGTTTTTATGACCCTTGGTGCTTTTGGTATCATCTTGATGATGCGCAAAAAAGGTGTTGAGGGGGAGGAGATTTCAGACTTTACGGGACTGCACAAGAGTCACCCTGTTGCGGCTTTTGCCATGTTGATCTTTATGTTTTCGCTGGCGGGAATTCCTCCCTTTGGAGGATTCCTGGCAAAGTTTTATATCTTCTTTGCTGTGATCCATGCCGGTTATACATGGCTGGCAGTTCTGGGTGTCCTTTTTGCCGCCATCGGTGCATACTATTACATCAAGATCGTCATGGCCATGTATATGAAGGATCCCCAGGAGAGTGTGGTCTTTCATAGCACACCAATGGGACGACTGGCTTTGCTGGTCACTGCAGGAACGACAATGCTTCTTGGGGTTTACCCGGCGCCTTTTGTGGCCTATATCAAATCCTCCCTGGCCCTCTTTGTCCCCTGA
- the lexA gene encoding transcriptional repressor LexA — MRETKALTSRQREVFEFILKWMRETRLPPTLSEVAQFLGVPYPKSAATHLDALEKKGYIQRSPGKARGILLTPLGESYQMDRLIENILEIPIVGRIRAGRLTGSEIVPDGTLAVPLSLFTEKPDFALQIRGDSMNGAGILDGDMAFIRKTREARNGDLIVAHIQGEMTLKQLIVEKRQMILRAANPLYADIRVSPDDESALVQGKMIGLFRDQRTNGGRNWS, encoded by the coding sequence ATGAGAGAAACAAAAGCATTGACGTCTCGTCAACGGGAAGTCTTTGAGTTTATTCTCAAATGGATGCGGGAAACCCGTCTCCCTCCGACCCTTTCTGAAGTCGCCCAATTTCTTGGTGTCCCTTATCCAAAAAGTGCAGCAACCCATCTGGATGCACTAGAGAAAAAGGGGTATATCCAACGCTCACCTGGAAAAGCACGCGGGATTCTTCTCACCCCACTTGGTGAGAGCTACCAGATGGACCGCCTGATCGAGAACATTCTTGAGATTCCGATTGTTGGACGCATTCGGGCGGGGCGTCTCACCGGATCCGAAATCGTACCGGATGGGACCCTTGCCGTTCCGTTGTCTCTTTTTACCGAGAAACCGGATTTTGCGCTCCAAATCCGTGGAGACAGCATGAATGGCGCAGGGATCCTGGATGGAGACATGGCTTTTATCCGAAAGACCCGCGAGGCGCGCAACGGAGATTTAATCGTGGCGCACATACAGGGTGAAATGACGCTTAAACAGCTGATTGTTGAAAAAAGACAAATGATTCTTCGAGCCGCGAACCCTCTTTACGCCGATATCCGTGTTTCTCCGGATGATGAATCGGCCTTGGTCCAGGGGAAGATGATAGGTCTGTTCCGGGATCAGAGAACGAATGGGGGAAGGAATTGGAGCTAA
- a CDS encoding ammonium transporter encodes MDTLWVVVAAVLVLFMQAGFAFLETGLSRGKNAGHLATKNLVILGVSSLVFWAIGFGISFSDGNSIVGMHGFFVNPFGPDADKLFPSLSYSDATMASKILFQTAFCAVSLAIVWGGMAERVRFPVYIIFGTVFSGLIYPVVGHWIWGNGWLSRLGMQDFAGSTVVHLQGALSALAGTLLLGPRLGKYRERKVPLPIPGHNIPFVILGTMILWLGWFGFNPGSTLGVNIPAPGYFAYVAMTTNLAAAAGVLAATFMSWALLKAPDMSMMANGALAALVAITASCAFVTPLLSVVIGAIAGVIAVIGVLWVDRKGIDDPVGAVSVHGMAGIWGTLSTGLFAAPDRVRIVGVGQPGLFYGGGWHQLGVQFLGIMAVSVYVFSVSLLVFYLIRKGTGLRVTAAQEAIGLDFAEHKMWGYPDAVRASAGATQPILKEDPQKDAASTETEAYTERAGGGQG; translated from the coding sequence ATGGATACCCTCTGGGTTGTCGTAGCGGCCGTTTTGGTCCTGTTCATGCAGGCCGGTTTCGCTTTTTTGGAAACGGGGCTTTCCAGAGGAAAAAACGCTGGTCATCTGGCAACAAAAAACCTGGTAATCCTCGGGGTCAGTTCCCTGGTCTTCTGGGCAATCGGTTTTGGTATCTCCTTTTCAGACGGAAATTCTATCGTTGGAATGCATGGATTTTTTGTCAATCCGTTCGGTCCTGATGCTGACAAGCTTTTTCCATCTCTTTCCTACTCTGACGCGACCATGGCCTCCAAAATTCTGTTCCAGACAGCTTTTTGTGCCGTTTCACTTGCGATAGTCTGGGGAGGTATGGCAGAACGTGTCCGATTCCCGGTCTATATTATTTTCGGAACGGTTTTTTCGGGGTTGATCTACCCGGTCGTCGGTCACTGGATCTGGGGAAACGGGTGGTTGTCCCGACTTGGGATGCAGGATTTTGCCGGTTCGACCGTGGTCCACCTTCAGGGAGCGTTATCCGCCCTGGCGGGGACACTTCTTCTGGGACCCCGGCTTGGGAAATACCGGGAGAGAAAAGTTCCTCTCCCGATTCCGGGACACAATATTCCCTTCGTCATTTTGGGAACCATGATCCTGTGGCTTGGATGGTTTGGGTTCAATCCAGGAAGCACCCTTGGAGTCAATATCCCCGCACCCGGATATTTTGCCTACGTTGCGATGACAACAAATCTGGCCGCTGCGGCCGGGGTTCTGGCCGCGACTTTCATGTCCTGGGCACTTTTGAAGGCGCCCGATATGTCCATGATGGCGAATGGCGCACTTGCAGCACTTGTTGCCATCACGGCATCATGCGCGTTTGTCACGCCGCTTCTTTCTGTGGTGATCGGGGCCATTGCGGGTGTCATCGCGGTGATCGGTGTTCTCTGGGTTGACAGAAAAGGAATCGATGACCCGGTCGGTGCGGTGTCTGTGCATGGAATGGCCGGAATATGGGGGACTCTCTCTACGGGATTGTTTGCCGCACCCGACAGAGTTCGTATTGTCGGTGTCGGGCAGCCCGGGCTATTTTATGGCGGAGGATGGCACCAGCTTGGCGTTCAGTTTCTTGGGATTATGGCGGTTTCCGTGTATGTCTTTTCTGTTTCCCTGCTGGTGTTTTATCTGATCCGGAAAGGGACTGGTCTTCGGGTGACGGCGGCCCAGGAAGCGATCGGTCTGGATTTTGCCGAACACAAGATGTGGGGTTATCCAGATGCTGTTCGGGCATCTGCGGGGGCAACCCAGCCAATACTTAAGGAAGATCCTCAAAAGGATGCCGCATCGACGGAAACGGAGGCCTATACGGAACGAGCGGGGGGAGGTCAGGGATGA
- a CDS encoding P-II family nitrogen regulator encodes MKMIVAIIRPSRLEFVRDALLNEGILGMTVSDVRGYGRQKGQVEQYRGSRMQIDFLPKIKIEVVVGGNLFEKALQTIRDAARTDHIGDGKIFVLDLENVVRIRTGEEGHEAI; translated from the coding sequence ATGAAAATGATCGTGGCGATAATTCGCCCCAGCCGGCTGGAATTTGTCCGGGATGCTCTGTTGAACGAAGGAATTCTGGGGATGACAGTCAGTGACGTCCGCGGATATGGCCGTCAAAAAGGTCAGGTGGAGCAATACAGAGGATCCCGAATGCAGATCGACTTTCTCCCAAAGATCAAAATTGAAGTGGTCGTCGGCGGGAATCTGTTCGAGAAAGCGCTTCAGACCATTCGGGATGCGGCTCGAACGGACCATATCGGGGACGGAAAAATTTTTGTCCTGGACCTGGAAAATGTTGTCCGGATCCGTACAGGAGAGGAAGGCCACGAAGCCATCTGA
- a CDS encoding DEAD/DEAH box helicase, which yields MSWTWKMLSGSVQERKATKPSESRQTDNEWKSRFNRALSTMPPLVVRLGKASQHRARLLGTLIRTERLELSVLFEDSSDASPTHIFYRSHEETVLGECAHCSRGWSPLEDACAHVQGGAFLFLSSLEKLVPPGEPGPVVDPQPSFQAYAPSRPSGVFLSRLPPDWGFLIRTGLRQAMSHRSYLDWSNRFRQPTGHRLPEYSFWKAFHEAFFLEEIREWKGERYPLFFPKPQIPSDDLFKMERLPFYRPGESDRVPWKLAQPSWRFEGRWISVEAGVRFQGVWHAGAEVFPARGTRWLERKHIRVLDARSAFVLLPDSSPLPLALNPFLECDADTDFPLAEWADRLALAIELGKHSRIRFSWNGTLLEEAFSVHEVWEPRIDLSYTEGQGLKICPSVQSHQVRIPLFGPERNLQPDIHVRVDGSKTEFLKRDRQKELLLRNAVERTLRKSSTTSWIHLTEEETRLFWKSGWSELEQEGFSRGEVESLSGQILSGSVACHVLFEMGEENEVLARGVLSVGDRVFPLPAVSSEEDDPFVRLSDNERVLLDRRMSEQIEMLSLLFQFDAAGQSRLTPHAAGMILLHRRDLDIRVEEKVRQRIRPYMEPSVGTTEEKEPGPGFQGQLRVYQKQGVGWLLRLREKGLHGILADEMGLGKTVTTLSFLSHILDGQPGAAVLIVVPASLVYNWEKEVRQFLPNVPCTIYHGSQRQLAGPDFPANGLVVTTYGTVRNDIGFLSDRRFSMVILDEAQTIKNPESGISLAVSRLRGDFRLALSGTPLENNLVDLWSLFRFLFPGLLGSRKFFEERYVQGKGSPLWQKERIGWLRTLVSPLVLRRTKKDVLADLPEKTVVDHWVEPGEEERTAYRAILLMGKEEIRAVSKDRKTFRMNMLALLLRLRLFCCHPDLVPNPKGISVPAPAKFLETLAKIREALADGHRILLFSQFTGMLDILENALLKDGILFSRLDGKTPLKERQRLVEEFQRQKPGSPSVFLSSLKAGGVGLTLTNADFVFHYDPWWNPQVENQATDRSHRIGQKRPVFVYRMLTRGTVEEKVKALKEEKLELFDLVMGEGQPVAQEWLSRQLENLLEWDSTDIL from the coding sequence TTGTCCTGGACCTGGAAAATGTTGTCCGGATCCGTACAGGAGAGGAAGGCCACGAAGCCATCTGAATCCCGACAGACCGACAACGAATGGAAGAGCCGATTCAATCGGGCTCTTTCCACCATGCCCCCTCTTGTGGTTCGCCTGGGAAAGGCCAGCCAACATCGCGCCAGGCTACTGGGGACGCTCATCCGGACGGAACGACTGGAACTCTCGGTCCTGTTCGAAGATTCATCGGACGCGTCGCCGACACACATCTTCTATCGTTCCCATGAAGAGACCGTCCTCGGGGAATGTGCACACTGTTCCCGGGGTTGGAGCCCTCTGGAAGACGCCTGTGCTCATGTTCAGGGAGGGGCGTTCCTTTTTCTTTCCTCCCTCGAGAAATTGGTTCCCCCGGGAGAACCGGGACCAGTCGTCGACCCCCAACCTTCTTTTCAGGCCTATGCTCCCTCCCGCCCTTCAGGGGTTTTTCTGAGCCGTCTCCCTCCGGACTGGGGTTTTCTGATCCGGACAGGTCTCCGCCAGGCGATGTCGCACCGTTCCTACCTGGACTGGAGCAATCGATTCCGCCAGCCGACAGGGCATCGTTTGCCAGAGTATTCTTTCTGGAAGGCGTTTCATGAGGCATTTTTTCTTGAGGAAATCCGGGAATGGAAGGGAGAACGGTATCCATTGTTCTTTCCCAAACCGCAGATCCCTTCCGACGATCTGTTCAAGATGGAGCGGCTTCCTTTTTATCGTCCCGGCGAGTCAGATCGTGTTCCATGGAAACTTGCCCAGCCTTCCTGGCGTTTTGAGGGGAGATGGATTTCTGTGGAGGCGGGGGTACGCTTTCAGGGAGTCTGGCATGCCGGAGCGGAGGTCTTTCCGGCCCGTGGAACCCGATGGCTTGAGCGAAAGCATATCCGGGTCCTGGATGCACGTTCCGCTTTCGTCCTGTTGCCGGATTCTTCTCCACTCCCCCTGGCCCTGAATCCTTTTCTGGAATGTGATGCCGACACAGATTTTCCCCTGGCGGAATGGGCTGACAGACTGGCCTTAGCAATCGAACTGGGGAAGCATTCGCGGATCCGGTTTTCCTGGAACGGGACTCTCCTGGAGGAAGCATTTTCCGTCCATGAAGTCTGGGAGCCCCGGATCGATTTGTCCTATACAGAAGGGCAGGGGTTAAAAATATGTCCTTCCGTCCAGAGTCATCAGGTGCGGATCCCTCTTTTTGGCCCGGAGAGAAATCTCCAGCCTGACATTCATGTCCGGGTGGATGGCTCGAAAACGGAATTCCTGAAAAGGGACCGCCAGAAAGAGCTCTTGCTGCGCAACGCAGTCGAAAGAACGCTCCGAAAATCCTCGACCACGTCCTGGATCCATCTGACCGAGGAAGAAACACGCCTCTTCTGGAAGTCCGGATGGAGCGAACTGGAGCAGGAGGGATTTTCCCGGGGAGAGGTAGAGTCCCTCTCCGGTCAGATTCTCTCCGGTTCCGTGGCCTGCCATGTTCTTTTTGAAATGGGGGAAGAGAACGAGGTTCTGGCAAGAGGGGTACTGTCTGTCGGAGACAGGGTGTTTCCCCTTCCCGCGGTGTCTTCGGAGGAGGACGATCCGTTTGTCCGGCTTTCCGATAACGAAAGAGTCCTTCTCGATCGCCGTATGTCCGAGCAAATCGAAATGCTTTCGCTTCTTTTCCAGTTTGACGCGGCCGGGCAAAGCCGCCTCACCCCGCACGCCGCCGGAATGATCCTTCTCCATCGACGCGATCTGGATATCCGCGTGGAGGAAAAAGTCCGGCAGCGGATTCGTCCCTACATGGAACCGTCTGTCGGGACGACAGAGGAAAAGGAGCCGGGTCCGGGATTTCAAGGGCAGTTGAGAGTTTATCAGAAACAGGGTGTCGGATGGCTTTTGCGGCTTCGGGAAAAGGGCCTGCACGGGATTCTTGCCGATGAAATGGGACTCGGTAAAACCGTGACAACCCTGTCCTTCCTCTCTCATATCCTGGATGGCCAGCCGGGTGCGGCAGTGCTCATCGTTGTACCGGCTTCCCTGGTTTACAACTGGGAAAAGGAAGTTCGCCAGTTTTTACCGAACGTGCCCTGCACGATTTATCATGGATCCCAGAGACAACTGGCCGGTCCGGATTTTCCGGCAAACGGACTTGTGGTGACAACATACGGAACGGTTCGGAACGATATCGGTTTTTTGTCGGATCGGCGCTTTTCCATGGTGATCCTGGATGAAGCCCAGACCATCAAGAATCCCGAGTCGGGAATTTCATTGGCCGTTTCGCGTCTCCGGGGGGATTTTCGTCTGGCCCTGAGCGGGACCCCCCTCGAAAACAATCTGGTGGATCTTTGGAGTCTTTTCCGTTTTCTGTTTCCCGGTCTTCTGGGATCACGAAAGTTCTTTGAAGAACGCTATGTGCAGGGAAAAGGGAGTCCTCTCTGGCAGAAAGAACGGATCGGCTGGCTCAGGACACTTGTGTCCCCCCTTGTTTTAAGGCGCACCAAAAAGGATGTTTTGGCGGATTTGCCGGAGAAAACCGTCGTCGATCACTGGGTGGAGCCCGGAGAAGAGGAAAGGACGGCATACCGGGCGATTCTTCTGATGGGGAAGGAAGAGATCCGCGCCGTTTCGAAAGATCGAAAAACGTTTCGCATGAACATGTTGGCCCTGCTTCTGCGCCTTCGTCTCTTTTGCTGTCATCCCGATCTGGTTCCGAATCCGAAGGGAATTTCCGTTCCGGCTCCGGCCAAGTTCCTGGAAACACTTGCCAAAATCCGGGAAGCACTGGCCGATGGTCACCGTATTCTCCTCTTCAGCCAGTTTACGGGGATGCTCGACATTCTGGAAAACGCTCTCCTCAAGGACGGGATCCTGTTCTCCCGTCTGGATGGGAAGACGCCGCTGAAAGAGAGACAACGTCTGGTGGAGGAGTTCCAGCGTCAAAAACCCGGGTCTCCCTCAGTTTTTTTATCCAGTCTGAAGGCCGGTGGCGTGGGGCTGACATTGACGAATGCGGATTTTGTATTCCACTATGATCCCTGGTGGAACCCGCAGGTGGAAAATCAGGCCACCGACCGCTCCCACCGGATTGGTCAGAAACGGCCGGTTTTCGTCTACAGGATGCTGACCCGGGGAACGGTGGAGGAAAAAGTAAAAGCGCTCAAGGAAGAAAAACTGGAACTCTTCGATCTGGTGATGGGGGAGGGACAGCCTGTCGCCCAGGAATGGCTTTCCCGGCAGCTTGAGAATTTGCTGGAATGGGATTCGACGGACATCTTATAA
- a CDS encoding proline dehydrogenase family protein, whose amino-acid sequence MGESPEDAKRYIAGTTMTEALEKARLLNKEGIGTLLVPLECEQEEAAFEKRVEELKELSRQMGMKMIRGGISVRLSDFGFRERKDRAVERLIRVIRAAEEYALAIWIDMEEPEVVENTLETYLDLRKKFPHLSITLQSRLDRTSQDLRRVIGARGRIRLVKGEFADPSGKSLDDPEEIRRRYLGDMELLFSEGAMFAIATHDEQILEGASKLQKSHPRMMEFQMYLGVREDRIRTLLFEGGFPVTLYLPFGPSPGHYLRRTGLQGEKGKK is encoded by the coding sequence ATGGGAGAAAGTCCTGAGGATGCCAAGCGGTATATCGCCGGAACGACGATGACGGAAGCGCTCGAAAAAGCCCGTTTGCTCAACAAGGAGGGGATTGGAACACTCCTTGTCCCTTTGGAATGTGAACAGGAGGAGGCGGCTTTCGAGAAGAGAGTGGAAGAGCTGAAAGAATTATCCCGGCAGATGGGGATGAAAATGATCCGGGGAGGGATCTCGGTTCGCCTGTCGGACTTCGGGTTCCGGGAACGGAAGGACAGAGCCGTCGAACGCCTGATCCGCGTGATCCGAGCCGCGGAAGAGTATGCCCTGGCCATCTGGATCGACATGGAAGAACCGGAAGTCGTGGAAAACACCCTCGAAACCTATCTCGACCTTCGGAAGAAATTTCCCCACCTTTCGATCACACTGCAGTCCCGTCTCGACCGGACCAGCCAGGACTTAAGGCGTGTCATCGGGGCACGCGGAAGGATTCGTCTCGTCAAAGGCGAGTTTGCCGACCCGTCGGGGAAGTCCCTGGACGATCCGGAGGAAATACGGAGACGTTATCTTGGGGATATGGAGCTTCTTTTTTCCGAAGGCGCGATGTTTGCTATCGCCACCCACGACGAGCAGATCCTGGAAGGGGCTTCGAAATTGCAAAAAAGTCATCCCCGTATGATGGAGTTTCAGATGTATCTGGGAGTTCGGGAGGACCGGATCCGTACCCTTTTGTTCGAAGGCGGTTTTCCGGTGACCCTGTACCTGCCCTTCGGACCTTCCCCCGGACACTATCTTCGCCGTACCGGACTTCAGGGAGAAAAAGGGAAAAAGTAA